Proteins from a genomic interval of Plasmodium reichenowi strain SY57 chromosome 11, whole genome shotgun sequence:
- a CDS encoding glycine cleavage system H protein, putative, which produces MINIRKVLLPNCVITKSFLNNYYKRLITYYTKTHEYIKIEDGNLNNRKDMTNVKCKIGISNYGTHKLGEIVYVDVAHNINDHVKKGDCIATIESVKSVGDVYTPVSGKIININNKIIDNVNLMNEQSEIDGWIMELETNQINEKEIMNISEYEKMCEEEEQNEEKKIQQNEINCMEEKNKNKIFDINDMKNIENKGQGGK; this is translated from the coding sequence atgataaatataagaaagGTGCTTCTTCCCAATTGTGTTATTACTAAAAGTTTtttgaataattattacaaaaggcttataacatattatacaaaaacacatgaatatataaaaattgaGGATGGAAATTTGAACAATAGAAAAGATATGACTAACGTTAAATGTAAAATTGGAATTAGTAATTATGGGACTCATAAACTAGGAGAAATAGTATACGTGGATGTAgcacataatataaatgatcATGTTAAAAAAGGAGATTGTATAGCGACAATTGAAAGTGTCAAGAGTGTAGGAGATGTATATACTCCTGTTAGTggtaaaattataaatataaataataagataATAGATAACGTGAATTTAATGAATGAACAATCAGAAATAGATGGATGGATTATGGAATTAGAAACAAAtcaaataaatgaaaaagaaattatgaatatttcggaatatgaaaaaatgtGTGAAGAGgaagaacaaaatgaagaaaagaaaatacaacaaaatgaaattaattgtatggaagaaaaaaataaaaataaaatttttgatataaatgatatgaAAAACATTGAAAATAAAGGACAAGGAGGGAAATAA